A DNA window from Boseongicola sp. contains the following coding sequences:
- the infA gene encoding translation initiation factor IF-1, which produces MAKEELLEFPGVVKELLPNATFRVELENGHEIIAHTAGKMRKNRIRVLAGDKVQVEMTPYDLTKGRINYRFK; this is translated from the coding sequence ATGGCCAAGGAAGAACTGCTCGAATTTCCTGGTGTCGTGAAGGAACTTTTGCCGAACGCGACATTTCGGGTCGAGCTTGAGAACGGCCATGAGATAATCGCGCATACGGCAGGTAAGATGCGCAAGAACCGCATCCGAGTTCTGGCTGGCGACAAAGTCCAGGTCGAGATGACACCATACGATCTGACCAAAGGTCGGATTAATTACCGCTTCAAGTGA